One Anas platyrhynchos isolate ZD024472 breed Pekin duck chromosome 2, IASCAAS_PekinDuck_T2T, whole genome shotgun sequence DNA segment encodes these proteins:
- the RBM24 gene encoding RNA-binding protein 24 isoform X1: MADRAAAERACKDPNPIIDGRKANVNLAYLGAKPRIMQPGFAFGVQQLHPALIQRPFGIPAHYVYPQAFVQPGVVIPHVQPAAAAASTTPYIDYTGAAYAQYSAAAAAYEQYPYAASPAAAAGYVAAGGYGYAVQQPITAAAPGTAAAAAAAFGQYQPQQLQADRMQ; encoded by the exons ATGGCTGACAGAGCCGCTGCGGAGAGAGCCTGCAAGGATCCCAACCCCATCATCGACGGCAGGAAAGCCAACGTCAACCTGGCGTACCTGGGTGCCAAGCCGAGGATAatgcagccag GTTTTGCCTTTGGTGTTCAGCAGCTTCATCCAGCTCTCATACAGAGGCCTTTTGG GATCCCAGCTCACTATGTCTATCCACAGGCTTTTGTGCAGCCCGGAGTGGTAATTCCCCACGTgcagcccgcagcagccgctgctTCCACTACGCCCTACATCGACTACACCGGAGCTGCGTACGCCCAGTACTCGGCCGCCGCGGCCGCCTATGAGCAGTACCCCTACGCCGCTtcgcccgctgccgccgccggcTACGTGGCAGCGGGGGGCTACGGCTACGCGGTGCAGCAGCCCATCACCGCAGCAGCACCGGGGACGGCCGCCGCAGCCGCCGCAGCTTTTGGCCAGTACCAACCCCAACAGCTGCAGGCAGACCGTATGCAATAG